One Mycobacterium kubicae genomic window carries:
- a CDS encoding acyl-CoA dehydrogenase family protein, whose protein sequence is MEFELTEDQELIRRSVAELARRFDDHYWMAKDQAHEFPTEFYRAIADGGWLGMTIPTEYGGHGLGITEATLLLEEVAKSGGGMNAASSIHLSIFGMQPVVVHGSDELKARTLPPVAAGDVHVCFGVTEPGAGLDTSRITTFAKRDGDRYVVNGRKVWISKAMESDKILLLTRTQSYDEVTKKTDGMTLFLTDLDRSRVDIRPINKMGRNAVSSNELFIDNLEVPVEDRIGEEGKGFQYILDGLNPERMLIAAEALGIGRVALDKAVQYANDREVFGRPIGMNQGIQFPLADSLARLDAAELMLRKATWLYDNGKPCGREANTAKYLCADAGFTAADRALQTHGGMGYAEEYHVARYFREARLMKIAPISQEMILNFLGSHALKLPRSY, encoded by the coding sequence GTGGAGTTTGAGCTCACCGAAGACCAGGAGCTGATTCGCCGATCAGTCGCGGAGTTGGCGCGCAGGTTCGACGACCACTACTGGATGGCCAAGGACCAGGCGCACGAGTTCCCGACCGAGTTCTACCGCGCCATAGCCGACGGCGGCTGGCTGGGCATGACGATTCCCACCGAGTACGGCGGACACGGGCTCGGCATCACCGAAGCCACGCTGCTGCTCGAAGAGGTCGCCAAATCCGGCGGCGGGATGAACGCCGCCAGCTCGATTCATCTGTCCATCTTCGGGATGCAACCGGTGGTGGTACACGGCTCCGACGAACTGAAGGCGCGCACGTTGCCGCCCGTCGCGGCGGGTGATGTGCACGTGTGCTTCGGCGTCACCGAACCCGGTGCGGGACTCGATACTTCGCGCATAACCACCTTCGCCAAGCGCGACGGTGACCGCTACGTCGTCAACGGCCGCAAGGTCTGGATCTCCAAAGCCATGGAATCGGACAAGATCCTGCTGTTGACGCGCACCCAGAGCTATGACGAGGTGACCAAGAAGACCGACGGGATGACCCTGTTCCTCACCGATCTCGACCGCAGCCGCGTCGACATCCGCCCGATCAACAAGATGGGCCGCAACGCCGTCAGCTCCAACGAGTTGTTCATCGACAATCTCGAGGTGCCGGTCGAAGACCGAATCGGCGAGGAGGGCAAGGGTTTCCAGTACATCCTCGACGGCCTGAACCCCGAGCGGATGCTGATCGCCGCCGAGGCGCTCGGTATCGGCCGCGTGGCACTGGACAAGGCGGTGCAGTACGCCAACGACCGGGAAGTGTTCGGTCGCCCGATCGGCATGAACCAGGGCATCCAGTTCCCGCTCGCCGATTCACTGGCCCGACTCGATGCCGCCGAGCTGATGTTGCGCAAGGCCACCTGGCTCTATGACAACGGCAAACCCTGTGGGAGAGAAGCCAATACGGCCAAGTACCTGTGCGCCGACGCGGGCTTCACCGCCGCCGACCGGGCATTGCAGACCCACGGGGGCATGGGCTACGCCGAGGAGTATCACGTCGCGCGCTACTTCCGCGAAGCGCGGCTGATGAAGATCGCGCCGATCAGCCAGGAGATGATCCTCAATTTCCTCGGATCGCACGCGCTGAAACTGCCGCGCAGTTACTGA
- a CDS encoding amidohydrolase family protein, giving the protein MNKEDMILISVDDHTVEPPNMFKNHLPSKYLDDAPRLVHNPDGSDMWKFRDTVIPNVALNAVAGRPKEEYGIEPTGLDEIRPGCYNVDERIKDMNAGGILASICFPSFPGFAGRLFATEDHDFSIALVQAYNDWHIEEWCGAYPARFIPMAIPVIWDAEACAAEVRRVAKKGVHALTFTENPAAMGYPSFHNEYWNPLWEALCDTDTVMNVHIGSSGRLAITAPDAPMDVMITLQPMNIVQAAADLLWSRPIKEYPDLKIALSEGGTGWIPYFLERADRTYEMHSTWTHQDFKGKLPSEVFRDHFLTCFISDKVGVALRNMIGIDNICWEADYPHSDSMWPGAPEELWDVLTLNNVPDDEIHKITHQNAMRWYSFDPFTHITPEQATVGALRKAAEGHDVSIRALSHHKDTRSGSSFAEFAASAKELTGNKD; this is encoded by the coding sequence ATGAACAAAGAGGACATGATCCTGATCAGCGTCGACGACCATACTGTCGAGCCGCCGAACATGTTCAAGAATCACCTGCCGTCGAAATACCTCGATGACGCACCGCGGCTGGTGCACAACCCCGATGGCTCGGACATGTGGAAGTTCCGCGACACGGTCATCCCGAACGTCGCGCTCAACGCGGTCGCGGGCCGGCCCAAGGAGGAGTACGGCATCGAGCCCACGGGTCTGGACGAGATCCGGCCGGGCTGCTACAACGTCGACGAGCGAATCAAGGACATGAACGCCGGCGGCATCCTTGCGTCGATCTGCTTCCCGTCCTTCCCGGGTTTCGCCGGTCGACTGTTCGCCACGGAGGACCACGACTTCTCCATCGCGTTGGTGCAGGCGTACAACGATTGGCACATCGAAGAGTGGTGCGGTGCCTACCCGGCGCGGTTCATCCCCATGGCGATACCGGTGATCTGGGATGCCGAGGCGTGTGCCGCCGAGGTGCGCCGGGTCGCCAAGAAGGGCGTGCACGCGCTGACCTTCACCGAGAACCCGGCCGCGATGGGTTACCCCAGCTTCCACAACGAATACTGGAACCCACTGTGGGAAGCGTTGTGCGACACCGACACTGTGATGAACGTGCACATCGGGTCCTCGGGCCGGCTGGCGATCACCGCGCCCGACGCGCCGATGGACGTGATGATCACGCTGCAGCCGATGAACATCGTGCAGGCCGCCGCGGACCTGCTGTGGTCACGGCCGATCAAGGAATACCCGGACCTGAAGATCGCGCTGTCCGAGGGTGGGACCGGTTGGATTCCCTACTTCCTCGAGCGCGCCGACCGCACCTACGAGATGCACTCCACGTGGACACACCAGGACTTCAAGGGCAAGCTGCCCAGCGAAGTCTTCCGCGACCACTTCCTGACCTGCTTCATCAGTGACAAGGTGGGTGTGGCGCTGCGCAACATGATCGGCATCGACAACATCTGCTGGGAAGCCGACTACCCGCACAGCGACTCGATGTGGCCGGGTGCCCCCGAAGAACTGTGGGACGTGCTGACGCTCAACAACGTGCCCGACGACGAGATCCACAAGATCACCCACCAGAACGCGATGCGCTGGTACTCGTTCGACCCGTTCACCCACATCACGCCGGAGCAGGCGACGGTCGGCGCACTGCGCAAGGCCGCCGAAGGACACGACGTATCGATCCGGGCACTCAGCCACCACAAGGACACCAGGTCGGGTTCGTCGTTCGCGGAATTCGCCGCCAGCGCGAAAGAGCTCACCGGCAACAAGGACTGA
- a CDS encoding carboxymuconolactone decarboxylase family protein translates to MRLPPLPADQWDESVQQALSGMLPEERRNPRDASNVLATMVNHPALTKAFLKFNLHLLYSSTLPPRLRELAILRVAHRRDCTYEWTHHVDLAKREGITDEEIDAVRQPGGAHNLFDEFERTVISGVDELDEKSELSDQTWATLGERLDDRQRMDYVFTVGSYTMLAMALNTFGVQVEADHEGR, encoded by the coding sequence ATGCGCCTGCCGCCGCTGCCCGCGGACCAGTGGGATGAGTCGGTCCAACAGGCGCTTTCCGGCATGTTGCCCGAAGAGCGCCGTAATCCCCGGGATGCCTCCAATGTGCTGGCGACGATGGTCAACCACCCCGCCCTGACCAAGGCGTTCCTCAAGTTCAACCTCCACCTGCTGTACTCCTCGACGCTGCCGCCGCGCCTGCGCGAACTCGCCATCCTGCGTGTCGCGCATCGCCGGGACTGCACCTACGAATGGACCCACCACGTCGATCTGGCCAAACGAGAAGGCATCACCGACGAGGAGATCGACGCGGTGCGTCAGCCGGGCGGGGCGCACAACCTGTTCGACGAGTTCGAGCGCACGGTGATCAGCGGTGTCGATGAACTAGACGAGAAGTCGGAGTTGTCCGACCAGACCTGGGCCACCCTCGGCGAGCGGCTCGATGACCGGCAGCGGATGGACTACGTCTTCACGGTCGGCTCCTACACCATGCTGGCCATGGCCCTCAACACTTTTGGCGTTCAGGTCGAAGCAGACCACGAAGGAAGGTGA
- a CDS encoding aromatic ring-hydroxylating oxygenase subunit alpha: MAHFPKPAAGSWTENYPELGTAPVDYTDSIDPVFFEAERDAIFRRTWLNVGRVERLPRTGSYFTKELPSAGRGMSVIIVKTKDGSVKAFHNVCRHRGNKLVWNDFPHQETSGICRQFTCKYHAWRYNLDGELTFIQQEEEFFDVDKSDYGLVGVRCEVWEGFIFVNFDPAAQPLVDYLGPLAKGIEGYPFGEMTEVYSYRADVGSNWKLFIDAFAEFYHAPVLHQGQYTKEEAAKIMKYGFEALHYELASPHGMISTWGGQAPPADMNMVKPMDQVLRSGLFGPWDKPDVIANLEQLPPGVNPKKVKQWGIDSWHFFPNFMLLIWEPGWFLTYHYWPTAVDKHIFETSLYFVPPKNARERLAQELAAVTFKEYALQDANTLEATQTMIGTRVVSDFPLCDQEILLRHLHKVTGDFVKEYAHNGATR, encoded by the coding sequence TTGGCCCACTTCCCGAAGCCAGCCGCCGGAAGCTGGACAGAGAATTATCCCGAACTCGGGACCGCGCCCGTCGATTACACCGACTCGATCGACCCGGTGTTCTTCGAAGCCGAGCGCGACGCCATCTTCCGCCGCACCTGGCTCAATGTCGGTCGCGTCGAAAGACTGCCGCGCACCGGCAGCTACTTCACCAAGGAGTTGCCCTCGGCCGGACGTGGCATGTCGGTGATCATCGTCAAGACCAAGGACGGATCGGTGAAGGCGTTCCACAACGTCTGCCGCCACCGCGGAAACAAGTTGGTGTGGAACGACTTTCCGCACCAGGAGACCTCCGGCATCTGCCGGCAGTTCACCTGCAAGTACCACGCCTGGCGCTACAACCTCGACGGTGAACTGACCTTCATTCAGCAGGAAGAGGAGTTCTTCGACGTCGACAAGAGCGACTACGGCCTGGTGGGCGTGCGCTGCGAGGTGTGGGAGGGCTTCATCTTCGTCAACTTCGACCCGGCCGCCCAGCCGCTGGTCGACTATCTCGGGCCGCTCGCCAAGGGCATCGAGGGCTACCCGTTCGGCGAGATGACCGAGGTGTATTCCTACCGGGCCGACGTCGGCAGCAACTGGAAGCTGTTCATCGACGCGTTCGCCGAGTTCTACCACGCGCCGGTACTGCACCAGGGGCAGTACACCAAGGAAGAAGCCGCCAAGATCATGAAGTACGGCTTCGAGGCACTGCACTACGAGCTCGCCAGCCCGCACGGCATGATCTCCACGTGGGGTGGCCAGGCGCCGCCGGCAGACATGAACATGGTCAAGCCGATGGATCAGGTGCTCCGCAGCGGGCTGTTCGGACCCTGGGACAAGCCGGACGTCATCGCGAACCTGGAACAGCTGCCGCCGGGAGTCAACCCGAAGAAGGTCAAGCAGTGGGGCATCGACTCGTGGCACTTCTTCCCGAACTTCATGCTGCTGATCTGGGAACCCGGGTGGTTCTTGACCTATCACTATTGGCCGACGGCCGTGGACAAGCACATCTTCGAAACGAGCCTGTATTTCGTGCCGCCCAAGAACGCGCGGGAACGCTTGGCCCAGGAGTTGGCCGCGGTGACGTTCAAGGAATATGCATTGCAGGACGCCAACACGTTGGAAGCGACCCAGACGATGATCGGCACCAGGGTCGTCAGCGACTTCCCGCTGTGCGACCAGGAAATCCTTCTCCGTCATCTACACAAGGTGACCGGGGACTTCGTGAAGGAGTACGCGCACAATGGCGCTACCCGCTGA
- a CDS encoding metal-dependent hydrolase family protein translates to MLTLKAAGLLDVDAGEIVRPGVLRIDGDRIAGVGGETDGEIIDLGDQVLLPGLMDMEVNLLMGGRGEKPGLSQVQDDPPTRMLRAVGNARRTLRAGFTTVRNLGLFVKTGGYLLDVALGNAIDAGWIDGPRIVPAGHAITPTGGHLDPTMFAAFAPHVLDLTVEEGIANGVDEIRRAVRYQIKHGAQLIKVCCSGGVMSLTGPPGAQHYSDDELRAIVDEAHRRGLRVAAHTHGADAVKHAVAAGIDCIEHGFLVDDEAIAMMVEHGTFLVSTRRLAEGMDVSHAPPALQAKAAEMFPKSRTSILAAYEAGVKIAVGTDAPAIPHGRNADELVTLADWGLPPLAVLRAATVTAAELINVTDRGRLAAGQLADVIAVPGNPLDDITVTRDVSFVMKGGKVYANQN, encoded by the coding sequence GTGCTGACGCTCAAGGCGGCAGGGCTGCTCGACGTCGATGCCGGCGAGATCGTCCGGCCGGGTGTCCTTCGCATCGACGGTGACCGCATCGCCGGTGTCGGCGGCGAAACCGACGGCGAAATCATCGATTTGGGCGACCAGGTGCTGCTGCCCGGATTGATGGACATGGAAGTCAATCTGCTGATGGGCGGGCGCGGAGAGAAGCCAGGCCTGTCCCAGGTCCAGGACGATCCGCCGACGCGGATGCTGCGCGCGGTCGGCAATGCCCGCCGCACCTTGCGCGCCGGTTTCACGACGGTGCGCAACCTGGGCCTGTTCGTCAAGACCGGTGGATACCTGCTCGACGTCGCGCTGGGCAACGCCATCGACGCGGGCTGGATCGACGGCCCGCGGATAGTGCCGGCGGGCCACGCCATCACGCCCACCGGCGGCCACTTGGACCCCACGATGTTCGCGGCGTTCGCACCGCACGTGCTGGATCTGACGGTCGAGGAAGGCATCGCCAACGGCGTCGACGAGATTCGCCGGGCGGTGCGCTACCAGATCAAGCACGGCGCTCAGTTGATCAAGGTGTGTTGCTCGGGCGGTGTCATGTCGCTGACGGGTCCCCCTGGTGCACAACACTATTCCGACGATGAGCTGCGGGCCATCGTCGACGAGGCGCACCGGCGCGGACTTCGGGTCGCCGCGCACACCCACGGCGCCGATGCCGTCAAGCATGCGGTCGCGGCCGGGATCGACTGCATCGAACACGGTTTCCTGGTCGACGACGAAGCGATCGCGATGATGGTCGAGCACGGCACGTTCCTGGTGTCGACGCGGCGACTGGCCGAGGGTATGGATGTCTCGCACGCTCCCCCGGCGTTGCAGGCCAAGGCCGCCGAGATGTTCCCGAAGTCGCGCACCTCGATACTGGCAGCCTACGAAGCCGGTGTGAAGATCGCCGTGGGCACCGATGCTCCCGCGATACCGCATGGCCGCAACGCCGACGAGCTTGTCACCCTTGCTGATTGGGGTCTTCCGCCGCTTGCGGTGTTACGGGCGGCCACGGTCACTGCCGCCGAATTGATCAACGTCACCGACCGGGGACGCCTGGCGGCAGGCCAGCTGGCCGACGTCATCGCCGTCCCGGGAAATCC